agaaagtgaGGGgactggagggagagggggatagggggagggatagatagacagggggtgaaggagagatagatagagaaagGAATAGGGGAGggcagagggatggagagaaagtgaggggactggagggagggggagatggagagggagggagagggggatagggggagggatagatagacaggaataggggagggagggcagagggatggagagaaagtgaGGGGggaggctggagggagggagagaggggaatagagggaggggtGGATATATAGGGGAGCAATATTTATGGAGAGGGATAAGTAgagtgaggaaggggagggggagaaagggaaggagggagagagagaagaagggatagataggaagggggagagggagggaacgaGGGAAGAACAGGAGGACCCATGAGTTTGTGGGGATCAAATAGAGTATtgctgaagaaggaactgcagatgctggaaaatcgaaggtagacaaaagtgctggagaaactcagcgggtgcggcagcatctatggagcgaaggaaataggcaacgtttcgggccgaaacccttgggtttcggcccgaaacgttgcctatttccttccctccatagatgctgccgcacccgctgagtttctccagcacttttgtgtaccttagagtaTTGCTGATCTATTTAATCTTTGATTgtggtaactgcagatgctggttaatacccagaaggacaccaagtgctggagtaactcagcaggtcaggcagcatctctggagaagatggactcgacccgaaacgccatgacctgcctagttactccagcacttgttcaATGCAGCTACTGATTGGCACAAGCTGTTTGGAATCATTTTTTTTGACTTGGAATGTCTTATTAAGCATGGTTGTAAATGTAACTAGTTATAAAgagccgaaggcagacacaaaatgctggagtaactcaatggtcgggcagcatctctggagagaaggaatagctgatgtttcgggtcaaacccttcttcagtctgaagtggactcgaaacgtcacctattccttttctgccgaGATGCTGCCGgaactgctgagttattccagcattttgattttatctacggtgtaaaccagcatctgcagttccttctcacacatagTTATGAAGTGCCCATGGGCCTTCGTGCTCACTGCGTTTTGACACAAGACAGGATTGCTACCAGGTAATTGGCACTGTGTTCCTGCTGTACCCTACAGTGACTCCTTTCTGTTTCTGCTCCAGGTCGGCTGAGAGATGCCTCTTCACAAGTATCCGCCCAAGATCTGGGCAGCTCTGCGGCTCAAGCAGGGCATCCAGTCACGGCTGCCGGCTCATTATCTCCGCTCCCTCAACGAGAGTCAGGAGGCCACGCCAGTTCACTTTAAACCACACGGGGTTAAATACAAGCGGAACCCACATACGGGACAGCCGGAGCGTGTCGAAGACATCCCAATCCCCCTCTACTTCCCCCCTGAATCGCAGCGTGGGTTGTGGGGTGGAGAGGGCTATGTCAGTGGGTACAGATACGCCAACAATGACAAGGTATGGATTCAATTTATACCAAAAAGCTTTAAGAGAttctaagtgtttaagaaggaactgcagatgctggaaaaatcgaaggcagacaaaaatgctggagaaactcagcgggtgaggtagcatctatggagcgaatgaataggtgacgtttctggtcgagatgcgaaatgggacgttttgggtcgagacccttccgggtctcgacccgaaacgtcgccaattccttctctccatagatgctgcctcacccgctgagtttctccagcatttttctctaccttaaGAATTCTAATATTTTTTTGCATGGttcattactgtcacgtgtaccgaggtacagtgaaaaactttttttattGAATGCTATCCAGCCGGCAAAAATACTCTATATGTTTAGACTCacaccgtccacagtgcacagatacaggataaagggagtaacgtttagtgcaagataaagtccgattaaagataatttgaTGGCCtccatgaggtagatgggaggtcaggaccactctctagttggtgagaggatggttcagctgcctggtaacagctgggaagaaactgcccttgaatttggaggtgtgtgttttctaacctcttgcctgatgggagaggagggaagagggagcgACCATGGTGAGACTGGTtcttgaagatggacgcaaaatgctggaataactcagcgggacaggaagcatctgtggagaaaaagattaggtgatgttttgggtcatatggtcataagtgaaaggtgcagaattgggccatttggcccgtcaagtctactccgccattcaatcatggctgatccatctctccctcctaacccgttctccagccttctccccagacacccgtacgaatcaagaatctattaatatctaccttaaaaatatccattgacacagattctccaccctctggttaaagagtGAAAGGCTGGTCCAGTGAGTGTttccgacctgaaaggtcacccaacgtattttccagtgatgctgcccgacacgctgagttactccagccttttgtgtctacaaaCACCCGGTCGGTGGGTAGTTAGGGAGGTAAAAACctcagtttattattgccacgtgtactggggtacagtgtaaaagcatttgctgcgtgctaaccagtcatagaaacagaaacatagaaaataggtgcaggaggaggccattcggcccttcgagccagcaccgccattcattgtgatcatggctgatcgtcccctatcaataacccgtgcctgccttctccccatatccctggactcccactagcccctagagctctacctaactttctcttaaatccatccagtgacttggcctccactgccctctgtggcagggaattccacaaattcacaactctctgggtgaaaaggttttttctcacctcagtcttaaatgacctcccctcagtctgaagaagggtttcggcccgaaacgtcgcctatttccttcgctccatagatgctgctgcacccgctgagtttctccagcatttttgtgtaccttcccctttattctaagtctgtggcccaacattgggaacattttgtgtaccttccccaaATTCtaagttctggactcgcccaacattgggaacatttttcctgcatctagcttggccagtccttttataattttatatgtttctataagatcccccccctcatccttccagtcagcggaaaatgtGCGCACAAGCCGGGTCGGTCtcccgggtgaagcccttgccgtgcGGTTTTGCTCACTCACTGCCTGCTCGTCCCCTCTGCAGCTCTCCAGCCGGATAAGGAAAACGTGGAAGCCACAGATCTTTGTGCGGCAACTCTGCAGTGAGATCCTGGACACCACCTTCACCATCCCAGTCACCATGCGGACCCTGGACCTGGTGGACACTTGCTTTGGCTTCGACTTTTACATCCTCAAGGTCGGGCTTCTTCACAGTCCTTTGAGCTGTTAAAAGTGTtaattctctttttctattttttaaagagattcaggaaggaaacagtcccttcggcccatcacccattccttctatccagagaggctgtctgtcccgctgagttactccagattttgtgtctagtttagagaaacagcgcggaaacaggccattcggcccaccgggtccacgctgacccgtGAACCCTGCACATCAACgcgatcctacacacattagggacaatttttagttttaccaagccaatttacccacataactgctggtctttggagtgtgggaggaaactgaaaatatctccgggaaaaaaacccacgcggtctcagggagaacgtacaaactccctccgTAGtttgattgaacccgggtctccagtgccgcaagcaatgtaaggcagcaactctaccgctgcgacactgtgccgcccttttggTCCACAAATCCTGCCCGATCTGagcgtttccaacattttctgtcctCATTGTTCATAAATGTGAGCCGTTTGGAAAATCCTAATCCTGGATTAAATAAGGATTTCATAGTTCCACCTGGAACAATTTTTCACAGAAAGGATTgaggggtgtatggaacgagctgccagaggaggtagttgaggctgggactatcccaacgtttaagaaacagttagacaggtacatggataggaaaggttttgagggatatggggcaaacgcaggtagatgggactagtgtagctgggacatgttgaccagtgtgggcaagttgggccgaagggcctgtttccagcctgtatcactctatgactatgacatatgATACTCTTGACATTTCTGCTCATTTTCACAATAGTGCCTCGAGATTATGTACTTCTGCCTGACACAGATGTACATTCGACACTAATATAtataatgtcataaggaatagtagtagattaggccattcggcccatcaagtctactccgccattcaatcatggctgatctatctctccctactaaccccattctcctgccttctccccataacctctgacacccgtactaatcaagaatctatctctgccttaaaaatatccattgacttggcctccacagccttctgtggcaaagaattccacagattcatcaccctctgactaaagaaattcctcctcatccccttcctaaaagaacgccctttaattctgaagctgtgacctctagtcctagactctcccactagtggaaacatcctctccacatccaatataATGTATAGTCCCACCCAGTGACGGCTGAGTGAGTTATTCTGCAATTATACGCTTTGGGGACATTTTGGGGAATGTTACTTTTCAGCCGAACCAGCATTTAACTTCTTGCAAATTGTTCCTCAGACACCGAAAGTGGACTTGAATTCAAAGCTGGGAATGGACCTGAAGCGAGCGATGCTGCTGAGACTGGCGCGCAAGGACACCGATCTCTACCCCGACGACCCAGACAAACGAGAACGCATCTACGACAAGTACAAGGTGCAGCCTGAAACCTGAAACTTTCTTAAAAAATCTCTGCCTGAAAGTGAGATTGTTAGATTTCTTCTCGGCAGCTGCGGCTGGTGTATAATtgccttcatgacaagaggaattgagtataggagcaacgaggtccttctgcaggtgcacagggccctagtgagaccacacctggagtattgtgtgcagttttggtcccctaatttgaggaaggacattcttgctattgagggagtgcagcgtaggttcacaaggttaattcccggggtggcggaactgtcatatgctgagagaatggagcggctgggcttgtacactctggagtttagaaggatgagagggaatcttattgaaacatcttagattattaagggtttggacacgctagaggtaggaaatgttcccgatgttgggggagtccagaaccaggggccacacagtttacgaataaggggtaaccatatagaacggagacgaggaaacactttttcacacagagagtggtgagtctgtggaattctctgcctcagagggcggtggagggaggttctctggatactttcaagagagagcttgatagggctcttaaagatagcggattcaggggatatggggagaaggcaggaactgggtactgattgtggattatcagccatgatcacattgaatagctgggccgaatggcctactcctgcacctattgtctattgcgttGTTCTCCTTAACGTTGTCAGGATGTAAGTgctagagtcatagaaacatagaaaataggtgcaggaggaggccattcggcccttcgagccagcaccgccattcattgtgatcatggctgatcctcccctatcaataacccgtgcctgccttctccccatatcccttgactccactagcccctagagctctatctctctcttaaatccatccagtgatttggcctccactgccctctgtggcagggaattcaacaaattcaccactctctggatgaaaaagtttttttctcacctcagtcttagatgacctcccctttattctaagactgtgtggcccctggttctggactcgcccaacattgggaacatttttcctgcatctagcttgtccagtccttttataattttatatgtttctataagatatcccctcatccttctaaactccagtgagagtGACAGTCTGAagtgagttgatgggaatgtggggagaattataATGGATTAGTGCCGATGAGTGTTTAATGTTTGGagcagactccgtgggccgaagagcatgtttctGTGTTATAGTTTACTGAGTACAGAAATACAGCAATTGCTTCAAGAGTTGTAATGGCTGCACAAGCACTTTGGATTCAAttacctccccctcctctttccttccccccccccctccactcccagtGTTGTGCTGTTAAAACTGATGCGAGCCTCCATTTTACTCCAGGAGTTTGCGATTCCTGAAGAGGAGGCAGACTGGGTCGGACTGAGCCTTGAGGAAGCCGTGGAGAAGCAGAGGTTGGTGGAGAAAAAGGTAACCAGGGTTCTCTCAAAGTCGCAGAGCTGGACAGCAGGGTGATGGGATGGAtgggatgtggaggaaggaactgcagatgccggtttacagaagatagacacaaaatgctggagtaactcagcggatcttgacccgaaacatcacctggagatccagcgcggaaacaggccttttggcccactgagtccgcaccgaccagcgatccccgcacattaacactatcctacacacactagagacaggttACAATGATACCACACCAATTggcctgaaagaagggtctcgacccgaaacgtcacccattccttctctccagagatgctgcctgccccgcagtcgctgcctcaaaaaggctggcagcatcatcaaggacccacaccatcctggccacacactcatctctctgctaccttcaggtagaaggtacaggagcctgaagactgcaacaaccaggttcaggaatagctacttccccacagccatcaggctattaaacttggctcggacaaaactctttttatttattcatgtgtgtatatatttatataatggtatatggacacactgatctgttctgcagtCATGCCgtctgttctgttgtgctgaagcaaagcaagaatttcattgtcctatcagggacacatgacaacctgaaaagagacacaaaatgctggagtaactgagcaggacaggcagcatctctggagagaaggaatgggcgacgtttcaatgTCAAGACCCTtcggacacccattccttctctccagcagatgctgcttgtcccgctgagttactccagcatattgtgtctatcttctggaaataggcaacgtttcgggctgaaacccggaagggtttcggcccgaaacgttgcctatttccttagctccatagatgctgctgcacccgctgagcatctgcagttccttcctacacatcgtgCACCGGCCGCTGTTTGGGCTCCCCGTGACCCAGGGTCGCTTCCTTTCATCTCCCGGGGGACGTCACGAGCAGAGCTTCACAACTAGAGACTCGCGGATCAGTTCCCCCGGGCGTAAGGTGACTTCAACCGTTCGTTTCGCTGACATTAGCGGTTTTGATCATGGGTTAAGTCAGATGTTTACGCCGACTCTCACAGACACCATTTCGGAGAACTATTTCCACGTCTGCCTTGCCAGTACACCATCCAGTGGCGGCATTAGCATTGGTTAGTTTTTTTAGTtaatttagcgatacagtgcgaaaataggcccttcagtccaacaagtccgcaccaaccagcgatccccgcacactaaaactatcccacacacaccaaggacacttgacaaattttttttttttttaatttcaaaatagactttattcaggtaataaatatatacaatacgtgaaccgtgcgaaaaattcatccgacattttcggaggctatacaaattgttcaatagagTGCTTCTCAGATTTCACAAATCTGTTCCCCACCCgtacaagccaattagtctacaaaccgggTTAGAtctggactacgggtgctgctcttaagtatcgctgctggcaaattcatttcactgcacctttgggtgcatgcgacaaataaaattgactttgacttcggagtttgtatgttctccctgtgaccacatgggttttctccgggtgctcctgtttcctcccacattccaaagacgtacaagttaatAGTattgtaattggcttctgtaaattgtccctaacttgTAGGGTTgtgctagtgatcgctggtcggtggggactcggtgggccgatgggcctgtttccactctctatctctaaagtaTTTTTAAATAACTTTCTTTCAGGACCCGGTGCCGCTGTTCAAAGTTTACGCTGAGGAACTTGTGCAGCAGCTTCACGCACAACATCTGTCAGAACCAGCAGTCGTGGAAAAGGTGTCGTAGCCAAGATGGGGCTCTTGCGAGCTTCAGAGCAGTAGGTTCCTTGGCCTCTGAAACATCTCTTCTTGACAaaaacttactgactgactgaggcGTGGAAAACAAGATGAAACTGGGGTTAAAATAACATTATAAGATCCTCGTCAGAGCTAATCACTGTAGCTGGGCCTGCATTGTTGCAACATTGTGTGGTGCgattgaaaaataaattaattaccaAGACAAGATGCTTAATCaaagcacacagtgctggaggaactcagcgagccaggctgcatctgtggagggattggacagatgacgtttcaggtctggacccttcttcagattgaggtcTCCCTAGTCTATGGAAGAGTACCggccagaaatgtcacctgttctctGGGTGGTATAGTcacctgagacctgggtttgatcctgacctcaagtgctgtccgtatggagtttgcacgttctccccttgaccgcgtgggttctctggttttcctcccacgtcccaaagacgtgcgggtttgtagattaattgccccccctctgtaaattgccccccgagTGTAGTGAATttgatgagatagtgggataacatagaaccagtgtgaactggtgatggatggtcagcatggatacggtgggccgaaggtcctgttcccgtgctgtatatcTCATCCCCTccacaagatgctgcctgacctgctgagatccgccagcactttgtttttgttcgAGGTTCCAGCGTATATAGTCTCTTGTGTGTCCACAATGTGTGAATATGTTGCTATTCCATTGAATAACCTAATGGATTGATCGGGTCACTTTCTAAAAATCCTGCCGCAATAAATGACTTAATTCTATGGAGCGAATTCTATTCCATATAAATGACAATTTATATTCCATATAAATGACTtaattctatggagcgaaggaataggcgatgtttagggtcgagaccgttcagtagactcagtgggcctgtttccacgctgtacattTAAACtttataaattaaactaatcaaaagtaaactaaactaaaataaagagcCTGAGCAGCAGACTTGTGGGAATGTCCCAATACAGGACTGCatcaggtggcgcagcggtagagttgctgcctcacagcgccagagacccgggttcgatcctgactacgggtgctgtcggtacggagtttgtacgttctccccgtgacctgcatgggttttcttcgggtgctccggtttcctcccatattccaaagacgtgcgggttagtaggttaattggctacggtaaaattgtaaattgtccctagtgtgtgcaggataataataataatggatgggatttatatagcgcctttctaatactcaaggcgctttacatcacattattcattcactcctcagtcacactcggtggtggtaagctacttctgtagccacagctgccctggggcagactgacggaagcgtggctgccaatctgcgcctacggcccctccgaccaccaccaatcactcacacacattcacacacaggcaaaggtgggtgaagtgtcttgcccaaggacacaacgacagtacgcactccaagcgggattcgaaccggccaccttccggtcgccatccgaacacttagcccattgtgccatctgtcgtcccagatagtgttagtgtgcgaggtgattgctggtcggcacggactcggtgggccgaagggcctgtttccacgctgtatctctaaactaaatgaaactaaacctgaaacattaaaattccacatttgctgcctgacctttcGAGTGATTCCCTCATTTTCGGTTTCTGTTATCGCGATCGTTTCGTTAAAAGATCTTTCTCTTAATGTCAGGGTCGTGCGGTTAAGGGTGAAGGATGATGGTGATTCACGGGTGGAACTGCCCTTTGTGAATTTGTAGCGGAGGCAAGTTGAATCCGTCAGCTCTCCCACACTGACGCAGCTTCTAACATTGAAAGAGGAACTCTCGGGCTGTGAGCGGGGAGGAAGACCACAGGCCAAGTAACTTCAGTAGCTCGGTTTCTGGGGGGGAAGTAAAGAGTCACCCAGCACTTCAATCTGTGCTCAGTTTCGGATGCAGATTTCAATGCTGGTTAAACAACTACAAGCTGAAAAGGTGAACAAGAACTAGAAATTAGAACTAAAATTTGGAACGGTATagaaagatatggaccaaacgcaggctggtgtagATGGGCTGTCTTCTTCAGATGTGGTAGGGTCCAGGGTCAGactccttctgaaccttctgaattttaaccatataaccatataacaattacagcacggaaacaggccatctcggccctacaagtccgcgccgaacaatttttttcccttagtcccacctgcctgcactcataccataaccctccattcccttctcatccatatgcctatccaatttattcttaaatgataccaacgaacctgccgccaccacttccactggaagctcattccacaccgctaccactctctgagtaaagaagttcccccttatgttacccctaaacttctgtcccttaattctgaagtcatgtcctcttgtttgaatcttccctattctcaaagggaaaagcttgatcacatcaactctgtctatccctctcatcattttaaagacctctatcaagtccccccttaaccttctgcgctccagagaataaagacctaacttattcaacctatctctgtaacttagttgttgaaacccaggcaacattctagtaaatctcctctgtactctctctgtaaacagtttgtagtcggcagg
The nucleotide sequence above comes from Amblyraja radiata isolate CabotCenter1 chromosome 41, sAmbRad1.1.pri, whole genome shotgun sequence. Encoded proteins:
- the mrpl28 gene encoding 39S ribosomal protein L28, mitochondrial, whose protein sequence is MPLHKYPPKIWAALRLKQGIQSRLPAHYLRSLNESQEATPVHFKPHGVKYKRNPHTGQPERVEDIPIPLYFPPESQRGLWGGEGYVSGYRYANNDKLSSRIRKTWKPQIFVRQLCSEILDTTFTIPVTMRTLDLVDTCFGFDFYILKTPKVDLNSKLGMDLKRAMLLRLARKDTDLYPDDPDKRERIYDKYKEFAIPEEEADWVGLSLEEAVEKQRLVEKKDPVPLFKVYAEELVQQLHAQHLSEPAVVEKVS